One region of Colius striatus isolate bColStr4 chromosome 4, bColStr4.1.hap1, whole genome shotgun sequence genomic DNA includes:
- the TMEM74 gene encoding transmembrane protein 74 produces the protein MACMELLYLAEESRQTPLGTSTGWSLASAPYEQQQHGGGEADSRAAAAMAALCCERQCKPLQRDLVADTQLAPQPSPLGTSPHEHPAAPSTSQPCHLPNHMPGEEDGGKKKACCCAQELETSFTYVDENVNLEHTRSPTGNHCQDAALQQCACRELLPEWVHDSPSLVSEEDDAASEAAAGKSVDYGFISAILFLVSGILLVIISYVVPREVTVDPNTVAAREMERLENESARIGAHLDRCVIAGLCLLTLGGVVLSSLLMMSMWKGELYRRSRLASSKESAKLYGSFNFRMKSGANDNMLELSLVEEDVLAIDN, from the coding sequence ATGGCTTGCATGGAGCTTCTCTATCTGGCTGAGGAGAGCAGGCAGACACCCCTGGGTACCAGTACTGGATGGAGCCTGGCCTCGGCTCCCTacgagcagcagcagcatggggggGGTGAGGCAGActccagagcagctgctgccatggcagccctgtgctgcgAAAGGCAGTGCAAACCTCTGCAGAGGGACCTTGTGGCTGACACCCAACTGGCACCCCAGCCCTCCCCACTGGGCACCTCACCCCATGagcaccctgcagcccccagcacctcccagccctgccacctGCCCAACCACATGCCTGGCGAGGAGGATGGGGGCAAAAAGAAagcctgctgctgtgctcaggaACTCGAGACGTCGTTCACCTACGTGGATGAAAATGTAAACCTGGAGCACACAAGAAGTCCCACAGGCAACCATTGCCAggatgctgctctgcagcagtgtgcctgcagggagctgctgcctgagtGGGTGCACGATTCCCCTTCTCTGGTCTCCGAGGAGGACGATGCTGCCTCAGAGGCGGCAGCTGGGAAATCTGTAGACTATGGGTTCATTAGTGCCATTTTGTTCCTGGTTAGTGGCATTTTACTGGTGATCATTTCCTACGTGGTACCCCGAGAAGTGACTGTGGATCCCAACACTGTGGCTGCCCGGGAGATGGAGAGGCTGGAGAACGAGAGTGCCAGGATCGGGGCTCACTTGGACCGCTGTGTTATTGCGGGGCTATGTCTCTTAACCCTGGGGGGAGTGGTGCTCTCCAGCCTGCTGATGATGTCCATGTGGAAAGGGGAGCTGTACCGGAGGAGCAGGCTTGCATCCTCCAAGGAGTCTGCAAAGCTCTATGGGTCTTTCAATTTCAGAATGAAGTCTGGTGCAAATGATAATATGCTCGAGCTGTCGTTAGTTGAGGAAGATGTGCTTGCCATAGATAATTAG